The Pseudomonas baetica genome includes a region encoding these proteins:
- a CDS encoding alpha-ketoacid dehydrogenase subunit beta codes for MNDHNNNIQLETAMTTTTMTMIQALRSAMDVMLERDDNVVVFGQDVGYFGGVFRCTEGLQTKYGASRVFDAPISESGIVGVAVGMGAYGLRPVAEIQFADYVYPASDQIISEAARLRYRSAGEFTAPMTLRMPCGGGIYGGQTHSQSIEAMFTQVCGLRTVMPSNPYDAKGLLIASIENDDPVIFLEPKRLYNGPFDGHHDRPVTPWSKHPQAQVPDGYYTVPLDVAAITRPGKDVTVLTYGTTVYVSQVAAEESGVDAEVIDLRSLWPLDLETIVKSVKKTGRCVVVHEATRTCGFGAELVSLVQEHCFHHLEAPIERVTGWDTPYPHAQEWAYFPGPSRVGAALKRVMEV; via the coding sequence ATGAACGATCACAACAACAATATTCAGTTGGAAACCGCCATGACCACGACCACCATGACCATGATCCAGGCCCTGCGCTCGGCCATGGATGTGATGCTTGAACGTGACGACAACGTCGTGGTGTTCGGTCAGGACGTCGGCTACTTCGGCGGCGTGTTCCGTTGCACCGAAGGCCTGCAGACCAAATACGGCGCCTCGCGGGTGTTCGACGCACCAATTTCGGAAAGCGGCATCGTCGGTGTCGCCGTCGGCATGGGCGCTTACGGTCTGCGCCCGGTGGCTGAAATCCAGTTCGCCGACTACGTCTACCCGGCGTCCGACCAGATCATTTCCGAAGCCGCGCGCCTGCGCTATCGCTCGGCCGGCGAGTTCACCGCACCGATGACCCTGCGCATGCCTTGCGGCGGCGGCATCTACGGTGGCCAGACTCACAGCCAGAGCATCGAGGCGATGTTCACCCAGGTCTGCGGTTTGCGCACGGTCATGCCGTCCAACCCGTATGACGCCAAAGGCCTGTTGATCGCCTCCATCGAAAACGATGATCCGGTGATCTTTCTGGAACCGAAACGCCTGTACAACGGCCCGTTCGACGGCCACCACGACCGCCCGGTAACGCCGTGGTCGAAACACCCGCAAGCCCAGGTCCCGGACGGTTACTACACCGTGCCGCTGGACGTTGCCGCGATCACCCGTCCGGGCAAGGACGTCACCGTACTGACCTACGGCACCACCGTGTATGTCTCGCAAGTTGCCGCTGAAGAAAGTGGCGTCGACGCCGAAGTCATCGACCTGCGCAGCCTGTGGCCGCTGGATCTGGAAACCATCGTCAAATCCGTGAAGAAAACCGGCCGCTGCGTGGTGGTCCACGAAGCCACCCGTACCTGTGGTTTCGGCGCCGAACTGGTGTCGCTGGTGCAAGAGCACTGCTTCCATCACCTGGAAGCGCCAATCGAACGCGTCACTGGTTGGGATACCCCCTACCCGCACGCGCAAGAGTGGGCGTATTTCCCAGGCCCGTCCCGAGTGGGCGCGGCGTTGAAACGGGTCATGGAGGTCTGA
- a CDS encoding 3-methyl-2-oxobutanoate dehydrogenase (2-methylpropanoyl-transferring) subunit alpha → MTQAYEPLRLHVPEPSGRPGCKTDFSYLHLTDAGTVRKPSIDVEPADTADLARGLIRVLDDQGNALGPWAENVPVEILRKGMRAMLKTRIYDNRMVVAQRQKKMSFYMQSLGEEAIGSAQALALNIDDMCFPTYRQQSILMAREVPLVDLICQLLSNERDPLKGRQLPIMYSVKEAGFFTISGNLATQFIQAVGWGMASAIKGDTKIASAWIGDGATAESDFHTALTFAHVYRAPVILNVVNNQWAISTFQAIAGGEATTFAGRGVGCGIASLRVDGNDFYAVYAASAWAAERARRNLGPTMIEWVTYRAGPHSTSDDPSKYRPADDWSHFPLGDPIARLKQHLIKVGHWSEEEHAAVSAELEAEVIAAQKQAEQYGTLAGGQIPSAATMFEDVYKEMPEHLKRQRQQLGI, encoded by the coding sequence ATGACCCAAGCGTATGAACCGCTGCGTCTGCACGTCCCTGAACCCTCGGGCCGCCCAGGCTGCAAAACCGATTTTTCCTACCTGCATCTGACCGATGCCGGTACGGTGCGCAAACCTTCCATCGACGTAGAACCCGCCGACACCGCCGACCTCGCCCGTGGCCTGATCCGCGTGCTCGACGACCAAGGCAATGCCCTCGGTCCGTGGGCCGAGAACGTCCCGGTCGAGATCCTCCGCAAAGGCATGCGCGCCATGCTCAAGACGCGGATCTACGACAACCGCATGGTGGTTGCCCAGCGTCAGAAAAAAATGTCGTTCTACATGCAAAGCCTTGGCGAAGAAGCCATCGGCAGCGCCCAGGCTCTGGCGTTGAACATCGACGACATGTGCTTCCCGACCTACCGTCAGCAAAGCATCCTCATGGCCCGCGAAGTGCCGCTGGTCGACCTGATCTGCCAACTGCTGTCCAACGAGCGCGATCCGCTCAAGGGCCGTCAGCTGCCGATCATGTACTCGGTCAAGGAAGCCGGTTTCTTCACCATTTCCGGCAACCTCGCCACCCAGTTCATTCAAGCGGTTGGCTGGGGCATGGCTTCAGCGATCAAGGGCGACACGAAAATCGCCTCGGCGTGGATCGGCGACGGCGCCACCGCCGAATCGGACTTCCACACGGCCCTCACCTTCGCTCACGTTTACCGGGCGCCGGTGATCCTCAACGTGGTCAACAATCAGTGGGCAATTTCCACCTTCCAGGCGATTGCCGGTGGTGAAGCCACCACTTTCGCCGGACGCGGCGTCGGTTGCGGCATCGCCTCGCTGCGCGTCGATGGCAACGATTTCTACGCTGTGTACGCCGCTTCCGCCTGGGCTGCCGAACGCGCCCGCCGCAACCTCGGCCCGACCATGATCGAATGGGTCACCTACCGCGCCGGCCCGCACTCCACCTCTGACGATCCGTCGAAATACCGTCCTGCCGATGACTGGAGCCACTTCCCGCTGGGCGACCCGATTGCCCGCCTGAAACAGCACCTGATCAAGGTCGGCCACTGGTCGGAAGAAGAGCACGCCGCCGTCAGCGCCGAGCTTGAAGCCGAAGTGATTGCCGCACAGAAACAGGCCGAACAATACGGCACCCTCGCCGGCGGCCAGATTCCGAGCGCCGCGACCATGTTCGAAGACGTCTACAAAGAGATGCCGGAGCACTTGAAGCGCCAGCGTCAGCAGTTGGGGATCTGA
- the bkdR gene encoding Bkd operon transcriptional regulator BkdR produces the protein MRKLDRTDIGILNSLQENARITNADLARSVNLSPTPCFNRVKAMEELGLIREQVTLLDADLLGLHVNVFIHVSLEKQVEEALQHFEEAISDRPEVMECYLMAGDPDYLIRVLVPTIQSLERFMMDFLTKVPGVANIRSSFALKQVRYKTALPLPANGLTLGA, from the coding sequence ATGCGCAAACTGGACCGTACCGATATCGGCATTCTCAACAGCCTTCAGGAGAACGCGCGCATCACCAACGCCGACCTCGCACGCTCGGTAAATCTGTCGCCGACGCCGTGCTTCAACCGGGTCAAGGCGATGGAAGAATTAGGGCTGATTCGCGAGCAGGTAACGTTGCTGGATGCCGATTTGCTGGGCTTGCATGTGAACGTGTTTATTCACGTCAGCCTGGAAAAGCAGGTGGAAGAGGCCCTGCAACATTTCGAGGAAGCGATTTCCGACCGCCCCGAGGTGATGGAGTGCTACCTGATGGCCGGTGACCCGGACTATCTGATCCGGGTGCTGGTGCCGACGATTCAGTCGCTGGAGCGATTCATGATGGACTTCCTGACCAAAGTGCCGGGGGTGGCGAATATCCGGTCGAGCTTTGCGCTCAAGCAGGTGCGGTATAAGACAGCGTTGCCGTTGCCGGCGAATGGGTTGACGCTGGGGGCGTGA
- a CDS encoding MBL fold metallo-hydrolase, producing the protein MPALIEAFLDPASSTYSYVVYEANGGQCAIIDPVLDYDGAAGRTCTAQADKLIAFVRAHHLQVQWLLETHAHADHLSAAPYLRRELGGKIAIGESISKVQNVFKALFNLEPEFCVDGSQFDHLFAPNESFQIGNLNATALHVPGHTPADMAYLIDGEQILVGDTLFMPDVGTARCDFPGGNAHQLFNSIKKLLAFPAGVKLYVCHDYPPQGREPQCQTTVGEQRKSNIHVHDGIDEAAFVEMRTKRDAGLGMPTLLLPAIQVNVRAGNFPAAEDNGVVYLKIPINKL; encoded by the coding sequence ATGCCCGCGCTGATTGAAGCTTTCCTCGACCCCGCCTCCTCGACCTACAGCTATGTGGTCTACGAGGCCAACGGCGGACAATGCGCGATCATCGACCCGGTGCTCGATTACGATGGCGCCGCCGGGCGTACCTGCACCGCCCAGGCGGACAAGCTCATCGCCTTCGTCCGCGCGCATCACCTGCAAGTGCAATGGCTGCTGGAAACCCACGCCCACGCCGACCACTTGTCCGCCGCGCCGTATCTGCGCCGGGAGCTGGGCGGCAAGATCGCCATTGGCGAGTCGATCAGCAAAGTGCAAAACGTGTTCAAGGCGCTGTTCAATCTGGAGCCGGAATTCTGTGTTGATGGCTCGCAGTTCGATCACCTGTTCGCGCCGAACGAGTCATTCCAGATCGGCAATCTCAACGCCACCGCACTGCACGTGCCTGGCCACACCCCGGCGGACATGGCCTATTTGATCGACGGCGAACAGATCCTGGTCGGCGACACGCTGTTCATGCCCGACGTCGGCACCGCGCGCTGCGACTTCCCCGGTGGCAACGCTCATCAACTGTTCAACTCGATCAAGAAACTGCTGGCCTTCCCGGCCGGCGTGAAACTCTACGTGTGCCACGATTACCCGCCGCAGGGTCGAGAACCGCAGTGCCAGACCACTGTCGGTGAGCAGCGCAAAAGTAACATTCACGTGCATGACGGCATCGATGAAGCCGCGTTCGTCGAAATGCGCACGAAGCGTGATGCCGGGTTGGGCATGCCGACATTGTTGTTGCCGGCGATACAGGTGAACGTGCGGGCGGGGAATTTTCCGGCGGCTGAGGACAATGGCGTGGTGTATCTGAAGATTCCGATCAATAAGCTTTAA
- a CDS encoding ArsR/SmtB family transcription factor yields the protein MQSSLTECEVAQLRASASKACALLKAMANEDRLLILCQLTQGERNVGELEKMTGVRQPTLSQQLGILRDEGLVATRREGKYIFYGLASPEVIQVMKTLSGLYCGAVLKSLGHP from the coding sequence ATGCAATCCAGTCTGACCGAGTGTGAAGTCGCGCAATTGCGCGCGTCGGCGTCAAAGGCCTGTGCGCTGCTCAAGGCGATGGCCAATGAGGACCGTTTGTTGATCCTGTGCCAGTTGACCCAAGGCGAGCGCAACGTCGGCGAGCTTGAAAAAATGACCGGTGTGCGCCAGCCGACGCTGTCTCAGCAGTTGGGCATCCTGCGCGATGAAGGGCTTGTCGCGACACGTCGTGAAGGCAAGTACATTTTTTACGGCCTTGCCAGCCCTGAAGTCATCCAGGTGATGAAAACCCTCTCCGGCTTGTATTGCGGCGCGGTGCTGAAAAGCCTCGGTC